One window of Metamycoplasma arthritidis genomic DNA carries:
- a CDS encoding DNA-directed RNA polymerase subunit beta, translated as MAMETKYELRKFGPITERRDYSLSQKKFETPDYLEMQRLSVVKFLNTGIEEELREIYPIETAGKVRIEYILNTAHFEIPKKSEFECIKEAKQKGSSYVGKLKAKLRQTNIETGEVEDAEVVFAEIPIMTYGGSFIINGSEKVIVSQLIRSTGAYFGVGVRNKQANDLFNKVEIIPQIGSWLEIYHKVTSNVVDPIKVHIDKNKSFYLTVLLKALGFSKNGIYEMFGQSKELEETFKKDKILGETAEDTIREAQETIYRLIRKGDRMTADSARNLIPSILFNAKRYNLSETGRFTLNRKLNVIERIANSYLAEDLLTKTGEVKYEKDTFITWDIAKQIHADFEEGILAMWRLPDIDKEAYGSQIDNPGNESLETRLYAPRVWIYPTEKDKLNDHSVEVLGNDPTATETFLLIPDLIATISYYFNLIDKVGFDDDPDSLVNKRIVTIGELLQNQFRVGLIKLEKNTKERISAKDIDKITPKNVTNNRPIFNQFKSFFNTSKLSQFMDQCNPLAEISNKRRITSLGPRGLNRDTAQFEVRDVHPTHFGRICPIETPEGPNIGLILNMASFAQIDKHGFIQSPYFRVKNRKIDFSEAIYLTAIEESGYTFAQSTINIKDDYIVDDRVLVRYDNEYIEVNAEEVDFVGVNNRQITSIAASAIPFLENDDAYRALMGSNMQRQAVPIISPEAPLVATGVEADIAKYSSTNTRASKDGVVTYVDANVIKVQTAGSSKVESYHLRTFERSNQGTLIHQVPLVKVGQEIKAGDLLVDGPSMKNGELALGKNILVGFTTWKGYNYEDAVVISERLVKDDVYTSIHIEEQVIQFRHSKAGEDWLTSDIPNASNFSKRFLNEDGIVRIGSEVSAGDILVGRTSPKGEENPTPEERLMAAIFGQKTASRKDTSLKVKHGHNGTVVAVEILSRELGDQLEDGIEKIVKVSIAQKRKIKVGDKMAGRHGNKGVISIVLPVEEMPYLEDGTPLDMVLNPQGVPSRMNIGQVLELHLGFAARKLNTKFVTPVFDGITHNQIKEILEEANLDSSGKTVVYSGQTGEKLDNPISVGVMYMLKLYHMVDDKMHSRSVGPYSLITQQPLGGKSQNGGQRFGEMETWAIESYGATNVLQELLTYKSDNIIGRNQLYNSLATNSRLPKAGMPESFNVLAYELRGLGIKLEVHEQNESGELDEVDNRVDTKYYQEIEGGAE; from the coding sequence ATGGCAATGGAAACAAAATATGAATTAAGAAAATTTGGCCCAATTACCGAAAGAAGGGATTATTCGCTTAGTCAAAAGAAATTTGAAACCCCTGACTATTTAGAGATGCAACGTCTTTCAGTGGTGAAGTTTCTTAATACTGGTATTGAAGAAGAACTACGCGAAATTTATCCAATTGAAACCGCCGGTAAAGTAAGAATTGAATATATACTTAACACCGCTCATTTTGAAATTCCCAAAAAATCAGAATTTGAGTGCATTAAAGAAGCAAAACAAAAAGGTTCATCATACGTTGGTAAGCTAAAAGCAAAACTACGTCAAACCAACATTGAAACTGGTGAAGTTGAAGATGCAGAAGTTGTTTTTGCGGAAATCCCGATTATGACTTACGGTGGTTCTTTTATCATTAACGGTTCAGAAAAAGTAATAGTATCACAGTTGATTCGTTCAACTGGTGCTTATTTTGGTGTTGGAGTACGAAATAAACAAGCAAACGACTTATTTAACAAGGTTGAAATCATTCCCCAAATCGGCTCTTGACTGGAAATCTATCACAAAGTAACTTCAAACGTAGTTGACCCAATTAAAGTTCATATTGATAAAAATAAATCGTTTTATTTAACTGTTTTACTAAAAGCACTAGGTTTTAGTAAAAATGGAATTTATGAAATGTTTGGCCAATCAAAAGAACTGGAGGAAACATTTAAAAAAGACAAAATTCTAGGTGAAACCGCCGAAGATACTATTCGTGAAGCTCAAGAAACAATCTACCGCCTAATTCGTAAGGGCGATCGAATGACCGCTGATAGTGCAAGGAACCTTATTCCTTCAATTTTATTTAACGCCAAACGTTACAATCTTTCCGAAACTGGTCGTTTCACTTTAAATCGAAAATTAAACGTTATTGAAAGAATTGCCAATTCATATTTAGCCGAAGATCTTTTAACAAAAACTGGCGAAGTTAAATACGAAAAGGACACGTTTATCACTTGAGACATTGCTAAACAAATTCACGCCGATTTTGAAGAAGGCATTTTGGCAATGTGAAGACTGCCTGACATTGATAAAGAAGCTTATGGTAGTCAAATTGACAACCCAGGGAATGAAAGTTTAGAAACACGTTTATATGCCCCAAGAGTATGAATTTATCCAACCGAAAAGGACAAGTTAAATGATCATTCTGTGGAAGTGCTAGGAAATGACCCAACAGCAACTGAAACTTTCTTATTAATTCCTGACTTAATTGCTACTATTTCATATTACTTTAATCTAATTGACAAAGTCGGTTTTGATGATGACCCTGACTCATTAGTTAATAAAAGAATTGTTACAATTGGCGAACTTCTACAAAACCAATTCCGTGTTGGATTAATTAAATTAGAAAAAAACACTAAAGAACGAATCTCAGCTAAAGATATTGACAAAATTACACCGAAAAATGTAACTAACAACCGGCCAATTTTCAATCAATTCAAATCATTCTTCAACACCTCGAAACTTTCACAGTTCATGGATCAATGTAATCCGCTTGCCGAAATTTCTAATAAAAGAAGAATTACTTCGCTAGGACCACGGGGCCTTAATAGAGACACCGCTCAATTTGAGGTGCGGGACGTTCACCCTACTCACTTTGGTAGAATTTGTCCAATCGAAACTCCTGAAGGACCAAACATTGGACTGATCTTAAACATGGCTTCATTTGCGCAAATTGATAAACACGGTTTTATTCAAAGTCCATACTTCAGAGTAAAAAATCGTAAAATTGATTTCTCAGAAGCAATTTATTTAACCGCCATTGAAGAAAGTGGTTATACCTTTGCGCAATCAACAATCAATATTAAAGATGACTATATTGTTGATGACCGTGTGCTAGTTCGTTACGATAACGAATACATTGAAGTTAATGCTGAAGAAGTCGATTTTGTTGGTGTTAATAACCGGCAAATTACTTCCATTGCCGCTTCTGCTATTCCTTTCCTAGAAAACGACGATGCTTACCGGGCATTAATGGGATCAAACATGCAACGTCAAGCAGTCCCAATTATTAGTCCAGAAGCTCCTCTAGTAGCAACCGGAGTAGAAGCTGACATTGCTAAATACTCTTCAACTAACACTCGGGCAAGTAAAGACGGAGTCGTGACTTACGTTGATGCTAATGTTATTAAAGTTCAAACGGCGGGTTCATCAAAAGTTGAATCATACCATTTAAGAACTTTTGAACGTAGTAACCAAGGTACCTTGATTCACCAAGTTCCCCTTGTTAAAGTTGGTCAAGAAATTAAAGCTGGCGATTTATTAGTCGATGGCCCTTCGATGAAAAATGGCGAACTTGCTCTAGGAAAAAATATCCTTGTCGGTTTTACAACTTGAAAAGGATATAACTATGAAGATGCTGTGGTTATCTCAGAAAGATTAGTAAAAGACGATGTTTATACATCAATTCATATTGAAGAACAAGTCATCCAATTTCGTCACTCAAAAGCTGGCGAAGATTGATTAACAAGCGATATTCCTAATGCATCGAACTTTTCAAAACGTTTCTTAAATGAAGACGGTATTGTGCGTATTGGCTCAGAAGTTTCAGCAGGTGATATCTTAGTTGGAAGAACCTCGCCAAAAGGTGAAGAAAACCCAACCCCAGAAGAAAGACTGATGGCTGCTATTTTTGGCCAAAAAACTGCTTCAAGAAAAGATACTTCTTTGAAAGTTAAACACGGACATAACGGAACCGTTGTTGCGGTTGAAATTTTAAGTCGTGAATTAGGCGATCAACTTGAAGATGGCATTGAAAAAATTGTTAAAGTATCAATCGCGCAAAAAAGAAAAATTAAAGTCGGTGATAAAATGGCTGGCCGTCACGGAAACAAAGGGGTTATTTCAATCGTTCTTCCGGTTGAAGAGATGCCTTATTTAGAAGATGGTACGCCACTTGACATGGTTCTAAACCCACAAGGAGTGCCTTCGCGGATGAATATTGGTCAAGTGTTGGAACTTCACTTAGGATTTGCGGCTCGTAAGTTAAATACAAAATTTGTTACTCCTGTTTTTGATGGAATTACTCACAACCAAATTAAAGAAATTTTAGAAGAAGCTAATTTAGATTCTAGCGGTAAGACAGTTGTATATAGTGGTCAAACTGGGGAAAAATTAGATAACCCAATTTCGGTTGGAGTTATGTATATGCTAAAACTTTACCACATGGTTGATGACAAAATGCACTCACGTTCGGTTGGCCCTTATTCACTTATTACCCAACAACCATTGGGTGGTAAATCGCAAAACGGGGGACAAAGATTCGGAGAAATGGAAACCTGAGCTATTGAATCGTATGGGGCAACCAATGTGCTACAAGAACTACTAACTTATAAATCTGACAACATTATTGGTCGAAACCAACTATATAATTCACTAGCAACCAATTCACGTTTACCTAAAGCTGGTATGCCAGAATCATTTAACGTACTAGCATATGAACTACGAGGCCTTGGTATTAAACTAGAGGTTCACGAACAAAATGAAAGTGGTGAACTAGATGAAGTTGATAATCGTGTAGATACCAAGTATTATCAAGAAATTGAAGGAGGAGCAGAATAA
- the rpoC gene encoding DNA-directed RNA polymerase subunit beta', translated as MKKSRKYATLDSDKIAKISLALATPDDVESWSHGEVTKPETINYKSYKPERGGLFDEIIFGPMIDYRCPICGHKYKKINEGSFCSKTELCKQEKVEILPKISRRNHMGHIKLNSPVVHFWFFKVDHSIIFKLLGLTVAGRPNTEPVRRIDLENLIYYKSHIVLESGGIKALPKNLIIDINVAAVIYKDALEELITRFEPGTEDYEDIRETLDNLIEKASSKIGQDYGIDFYELNEVIEHYSEAKIGTGAQAIEYLLKNLDLQKEKELVSAKIKKINDEEIMSGAKIASTSRQTREKLYKRLQVINAFIESKQEPTSMLIYNLPVIPADLRPLIQLDGGRHSTSDINELYRRVIIRNNRLKQWQEKDAPTLVIQNELRMIQEAVDALIDNARRSPNPVLSKDNRPFKSISDALTGKKGRFRQNLLGKRVDYSGRSVIVVGPNLKMHQCGIPREMAAKLFEPWIIHRLIEKEVATTIKNAKKMLEDQNPVIWPHIAEVIKGRLVLLNRAPTLHRLSIQAFEPVLVRGKAIRLHPLVCTPFNADFDGDQMAVHVPISERALLESRELMLANKNILGTKDGEPIINPSQDMILGIYYLTIEEPGALGEGRIFDNYEHMIRAYEAKKVSLHARVALPIEEVKNSKIKAFASRESQRYIISTVGKFIFNNIFPKSFPFIFDNKVTEATSLEQYSEKVNKYIIPAGTNVIEHIKMELPVLDAFNKKNIAKIIRYVFDKYVAALTLQDVAGVIDQLNDVPLSNIVLNYLNLKTYDDRKVDQEHAIILAALTRSATEKTKARSQRHIEGLEVPLNAEEKAEILDDVWFRYTNMVASILDDIKDLGFKYSSLSGITFAISDILETDKKPEYIAEGDAYIAQLKQYYNDGLISDDDRYSLTIKKWTDIKAKVQGELQQIIKENPRNPIITMINSGARGNISNYVQLAGMRGLMANNTKSTRADVKNERVVRSTVEIPVKSSFIEGLTAFEFYSSTHGTRKGATDTALNTAKSGYLTRRLVDVAQNIVVRKENCGSDYGHIVRDIVDTKNGQIIVPLKERIIGRYANKPIIGEKTKQELAKRNTLITDKLAQKIIDEGVKEVEIRSVLGCNTKNGVCKMCFGKDLATNRVVNIGEAVGIIAAQSIGEPGTQLTMRVFHTGGVAGAEDITGGFPRLIELIDAHEQPWGRPAVISPYEGEIVEDLVEDKNVNSHLLTIKVVNSKKETVNKKVHVYTTKKLRVKVGDHVKVGQKLSEGPVIVKELLELTDTITVQNYLLKEIQKIYRIQGIAISDKYIEIIIRQMMSKIVIHDPGDSKFFAGAIVDIFDYQEENATLLSQRKRPAFGKVVIKGAKQVPLLSDSFLAAASYQETSKILVHAAISSRSDSLSGLKENIIVGKKIPAGTALYPFESHSKYDIRPSIDYFRKPELETSDSEFIPVDLESYHQELEDEQQQIIEVDDSDISVEDEENDFYENED; from the coding sequence ATGAAAAAATCACGTAAATACGCCACTCTTGACAGTGACAAAATTGCTAAAATTTCGCTTGCCTTAGCAACTCCTGACGATGTTGAATCATGATCACATGGTGAAGTTACGAAACCGGAAACTATTAACTACAAAAGCTATAAGCCTGAACGTGGCGGTTTGTTTGATGAAATTATCTTTGGTCCAATGATTGACTATCGTTGTCCAATTTGTGGCCATAAGTACAAGAAAATCAACGAAGGTAGTTTTTGCTCTAAGACTGAACTATGTAAACAAGAAAAAGTTGAAATTCTACCAAAAATCTCACGTCGTAACCACATGGGCCACATTAAGCTAAATAGCCCGGTAGTACATTTTTGATTCTTTAAAGTGGATCACTCAATTATTTTTAAATTGTTAGGTCTAACTGTAGCAGGCCGTCCAAATACAGAGCCAGTTAGAAGAATCGATCTTGAAAACTTAATTTACTACAAAAGCCACATTGTTCTAGAATCAGGCGGGATTAAAGCCTTGCCTAAAAACTTAATTATTGACATTAATGTTGCTGCTGTTATTTATAAAGACGCTCTAGAAGAGTTAATCACTCGTTTTGAGCCAGGGACTGAAGATTATGAAGATATTCGCGAAACTCTTGATAACTTAATTGAAAAAGCATCTTCAAAAATTGGTCAAGACTATGGAATTGACTTCTATGAACTAAACGAAGTAATCGAACATTACTCAGAGGCTAAAATTGGTACTGGCGCTCAAGCAATTGAGTACTTGCTAAAAAATCTTGATCTTCAAAAAGAAAAAGAACTTGTTAGTGCCAAAATTAAAAAGATTAATGATGAAGAAATTATGAGCGGTGCTAAAATCGCTTCAACTTCGCGCCAAACTAGAGAAAAGTTATATAAACGTCTTCAAGTAATTAATGCTTTTATTGAATCAAAACAAGAACCAACTAGCATGTTAATTTATAACTTACCAGTTATTCCCGCTGATCTTCGTCCACTAATTCAATTAGATGGTGGCCGTCACTCAACTTCTGATATTAACGAACTGTACCGCCGGGTAATTATTAGAAATAATCGTCTAAAACAATGACAAGAAAAAGACGCTCCTACTTTAGTTATTCAAAATGAACTAAGAATGATTCAAGAAGCAGTCGATGCTTTAATTGATAATGCTAGAAGATCGCCTAATCCAGTTCTTTCAAAAGATAATCGTCCTTTTAAATCAATCAGTGACGCTTTAACTGGTAAAAAAGGTCGTTTTAGACAAAACTTGCTAGGTAAACGGGTAGACTACTCGGGACGTTCAGTTATTGTCGTTGGTCCTAATTTAAAAATGCACCAATGTGGTATTCCACGGGAAATGGCCGCCAAACTTTTTGAACCTTGAATCATTCACCGTTTAATTGAAAAAGAAGTGGCAACCACAATTAAAAATGCTAAGAAAATGCTAGAAGATCAAAATCCTGTTATTTGACCACATATCGCTGAGGTTATTAAAGGTAGATTAGTTCTTCTTAACCGTGCTCCTACTTTGCATAGACTATCAATTCAAGCTTTTGAACCTGTCTTAGTAAGAGGAAAGGCTATTCGCTTGCACCCACTTGTATGTACTCCGTTTAACGCTGACTTCGATGGTGACCAAATGGCTGTTCACGTGCCAATTTCTGAACGTGCTTTACTAGAAAGCCGTGAATTGATGCTTGCTAATAAAAACATTTTGGGAACTAAAGATGGTGAACCAATTATCAACCCTTCACAAGATATGATTTTAGGAATCTACTATCTAACAATTGAAGAACCAGGTGCTTTAGGAGAAGGAAGAATTTTTGACAATTACGAGCATATGATTCGTGCTTATGAAGCTAAAAAAGTTTCATTACACGCTAGAGTAGCCTTACCAATCGAAGAAGTTAAAAACTCAAAAATTAAGGCATTTGCTTCACGCGAAAGTCAAAGATATATCATCTCAACCGTAGGGAAATTCATTTTCAACAATATCTTCCCAAAAAGTTTCCCATTTATTTTTGACAACAAAGTTACCGAAGCTACCTCACTAGAACAATATAGTGAAAAAGTTAATAAATACATTATTCCGGCAGGAACCAATGTCATTGAACACATTAAAATGGAATTGCCTGTTCTTGATGCTTTTAACAAGAAAAACATTGCTAAAATTATTCGTTATGTTTTTGATAAATATGTTGCAGCTTTAACTCTTCAAGATGTTGCTGGTGTTATTGATCAATTAAATGATGTGCCACTTTCAAATATTGTCTTAAACTATTTGAACCTAAAAACTTATGATGATCGTAAAGTTGACCAAGAACATGCCATTATTCTAGCCGCTCTAACAAGAAGTGCTACTGAAAAAACTAAAGCTCGTAGTCAAAGACATATTGAAGGCTTAGAAGTGCCATTAAATGCTGAAGAAAAAGCTGAAATCCTAGATGATGTTTGATTTAGATACACTAATATGGTTGCTTCTATTCTAGATGATATTAAAGATCTTGGCTTTAAATACTCTTCACTTTCAGGAATTACCTTTGCTATTTCAGATATTTTAGAAACTGATAAAAAACCAGAATACATTGCTGAAGGTGATGCTTACATTGCACAATTAAAACAATACTATAACGACGGACTAATCTCAGACGATGACCGTTATTCATTAACCATTAAAAAATGAACTGATATTAAAGCCAAAGTTCAAGGTGAGTTACAACAAATTATTAAAGAAAATCCTCGTAACCCAATTATTACGATGATTAACTCGGGGGCAAGAGGTAATATCTCTAACTATGTTCAACTTGCTGGTATGCGGGGCTTGATGGCAAACAACACAAAGTCCACTCGTGCTGACGTTAAAAATGAACGGGTAGTTAGAAGTACGGTTGAAATCCCAGTTAAATCTTCATTTATCGAGGGACTAACGGCTTTTGAATTCTATTCATCAACTCACGGAACAAGAAAGGGTGCAACTGATACGGCACTTAACACTGCTAAATCTGGTTATTTAACTAGAAGACTAGTTGACGTTGCACAAAATATTGTTGTACGTAAAGAAAACTGTGGTTCAGACTATGGCCATATTGTTCGTGACATTGTGGACACTAAAAATGGTCAAATTATTGTTCCTTTAAAAGAAAGAATTATTGGTCGTTATGCTAATAAACCAATCATTGGCGAAAAAACCAAACAAGAACTTGCTAAACGAAACACTCTAATTACTGATAAACTTGCCCAAAAAATTATTGATGAAGGCGTTAAAGAAGTTGAGATTCGTTCAGTCTTAGGCTGCAACACTAAAAATGGCGTATGTAAGATGTGTTTTGGAAAAGACTTGGCAACAAATAGGGTTGTTAACATAGGAGAAGCAGTCGGAATTATTGCCGCTCAATCAATTGGTGAACCAGGTACACAACTTACCATGCGTGTCTTCCATACTGGTGGGGTTGCTGGTGCTGAGGATATTACCGGTGGGTTCCCACGGCTAATTGAATTAATCGATGCCCATGAACAACCTTGAGGTCGTCCAGCGGTTATTTCACCTTATGAAGGAGAAATTGTTGAAGATCTAGTAGAAGATAAAAATGTTAACTCGCATTTATTAACTATTAAAGTAGTTAACTCGAAAAAAGAAACCGTTAACAAAAAAGTTCATGTTTACACAACTAAGAAACTAAGGGTTAAAGTTGGTGATCATGTTAAAGTTGGTCAAAAACTATCAGAAGGACCAGTTATTGTCAAAGAACTTCTAGAATTAACTGACACTATCACCGTTCAAAACTACTTACTAAAAGAAATTCAAAAAATCTATCGGATTCAAGGGATTGCCATTTCAGATAAATATATCGAAATTATCATTCGCCAAATGATGTCAAAAATCGTTATTCATGATCCCGGTGATTCAAAATTCTTTGCCGGAGCTATTGTTGACATCTTTGACTATCAAGAAGAAAACGCAACTTTACTATCACAACGTAAACGTCCTGCATTTGGGAAAGTTGTTATTAAAGGAGCAAAACAAGTACCATTACTTTCTGATTCATTCTTAGCAGCTGCTTCTTATCAAGAAACTTCTAAAATTTTGGTTCATGCAGCAATTTCTTCAAGAAGTGATAGCTTATCAGGGCTAAAAGAAAATATTATTGTTGGTAAGAAAATTCCTGCTGGAACCGCGCTATATCCTTTTGAATCACATTCAAAATATGATATTCGTCCATCAATTGATTACTTTAGAAAACCAGAACTAGAAACTAGTGATAGTGAATTTATCCCAGTTGATTTAGAAAGTTATCACCAAGAACTAGAAGATGAACAACAACAAATTATTGAAGTTGATGATTCAGATATTAGTGTTGAAGATGAAGAAAATGACTTCTATGAGAATGAAGATTAG
- a CDS encoding tRNA1(Val) (adenine(37)-N6)-methyltransferase, with product MKKSVVKNNLGFSGNLFVYQDKEMFNYSVDTILLGNFIAINRNVSNILEVGTNNGALAIFVASRNPKITIDAVEIQHDAIEIANENVKMNGLDKQIRVIEGDFKKYAKDYAYRCGNQMAKKYSSIIANPPYYNENYNQTKTSGTMAQKLATHEINLTLEELISSASKIIEQKGYLTMVMPMARYVDLICALRKYNFEPKRVQIVYTRVNSLPKFCLVESRFNSGWGTFFHKNIYLHNDDRSDHSYRDEVKELYSPIKSKIKGE from the coding sequence ATGAAAAAAAGTGTTGTAAAAAACAATTTAGGTTTTAGCGGTAATCTCTTTGTTTATCAGGATAAAGAGATGTTTAATTATTCGGTTGATACAATTTTGTTAGGTAATTTTATTGCCATTAATCGCAATGTTTCTAATATTTTAGAAGTTGGTACAAATAATGGAGCTTTGGCAATCTTTGTTGCTTCAAGAAATCCCAAAATCACCATTGACGCAGTCGAAATTCAACATGATGCTATCGAAATTGCCAATGAAAATGTTAAAATGAACGGTCTTGATAAACAAATTAGAGTCATTGAAGGTGATTTTAAAAAATATGCCAAAGATTACGCTTATCGTTGCGGCAATCAAATGGCTAAGAAATATTCATCAATTATTGCTAACCCGCCATATTATAATGAAAATTACAACCAAACCAAAACATCCGGTACCATGGCGCAAAAATTAGCAACTCATGAAATTAATTTAACTTTAGAAGAACTGATTTCATCAGCTAGCAAAATCATTGAGCAAAAAGGCTATTTAACAATGGTTATGCCAATGGCAAGATATGTTGATTTAATTTGTGCACTAAGAAAATATAATTTTGAGCCTAAACGTGTGCAAATTGTTTATACTAGAGTGAATAGCTTGCCCAAATTTTGTTTAGTTGAGAGCCGTTTTAACTCAGGATGAGGCACATTTTTTCATAAAAATATTTATTTACACAATGATGATCGCTCTGACCATAGTTATCGTGACGAAGTTAAAGAATTATATAGTCCAATTAAGTCTAAAATTAAAGGAGAATAG
- the metG gene encoding methionine--tRNA ligase: METKKTFYISTPIYYPSGKLHIGHLLTTTLAWVYRNFKRNEGYDTFFVTGIDEHGQKIAQKAKLANLSDQAYADEQAKIFLELWDDLKIDYDFFSRTTSPKHEVIVKKVFDALLKKGFIYKGKYEGLYSVEDEEFLTKSQAFLINGEYYHPTSKHKLNVVSEESYFFKMSSFGPWIKDYFENNPDFVSSKATINEMLNNFINPGLEDLSVTRVSFDWGIKLDQYQDKKTHVIYVWLDALFNYLTALNFWEEDDENYQKFWVNGTERVHILGKEISRFHCIYWPIFLQALDLKLPTKEIVHSWIVTPEGKMSKSKGNVIDPLPLVKKYGIEEVKYFFSSQVNIDSDFAFSESLLINVLNADLANNFGNLVNRTIKMVNQSFKEGTTYQEKDLLALDKELYLKIEQLYQSYCEHFNNFYADKALKKAVELSSFLNEYIDRNEPWKLKDNLERLNVVLNTLLNGIYVVNYMLSVAFPIKSARINQFLCQTKLSKGLIFNFNKFDYKEVFVDNIVFPRINK, from the coding sequence ATGGAAACAAAAAAAACATTTTATATTAGCACACCAATTTACTATCCAAGCGGCAAGCTTCATATTGGTCATTTACTGACGACAACTTTGGCATGGGTTTATCGTAATTTTAAACGTAATGAAGGTTATGATACTTTTTTTGTAACAGGCATTGATGAACACGGCCAAAAAATCGCTCAAAAAGCTAAACTTGCAAATTTGAGCGACCAAGCATATGCTGATGAGCAAGCGAAGATTTTTCTTGAATTATGAGACGATCTAAAAATTGATTATGACTTTTTTTCGCGGACAACTTCTCCTAAACATGAAGTCATTGTTAAAAAAGTATTTGATGCTTTACTTAAAAAGGGCTTTATTTATAAAGGAAAATACGAAGGGCTATATTCTGTTGAAGATGAAGAGTTTTTAACTAAATCCCAAGCATTTTTAATAAACGGTGAGTACTATCATCCTACTTCGAAGCACAAACTAAATGTAGTTAGTGAAGAGAGCTATTTTTTCAAAATGTCAAGTTTTGGTCCTTGAATTAAAGACTATTTTGAAAATAATCCTGATTTTGTAAGCTCAAAAGCAACGATCAACGAAATGCTTAATAATTTTATTAATCCAGGTCTTGAAGATCTTTCTGTTACAAGAGTTTCATTTGACTGAGGCATTAAACTAGACCAATATCAAGACAAAAAAACCCATGTTATTTATGTTTGACTTGATGCTTTATTTAATTATTTAACAGCGCTCAATTTTTGAGAAGAAGATGATGAAAATTATCAAAAATTCTGAGTTAATGGCACAGAGCGAGTGCACATTTTAGGTAAAGAAATTAGTCGCTTCCATTGCATTTATTGACCAATTTTTTTACAAGCCTTAGATCTTAAGCTACCAACAAAAGAAATAGTACACTCATGAATTGTGACGCCAGAAGGCAAGATGTCAAAATCAAAGGGCAATGTCATTGATCCTCTTCCTCTTGTTAAAAAATACGGCATTGAAGAAGTGAAGTATTTCTTTAGCTCGCAAGTGAACATTGATAGTGACTTTGCTTTTAGTGAGAGTTTACTTATTAATGTTCTAAATGCTGATTTGGCCAATAACTTCGGTAATCTAGTTAATCGCACAATTAAAATGGTTAACCAATCTTTTAAAGAAGGCACTACTTATCAAGAAAAAGATCTCTTGGCATTGGATAAAGAACTTTACTTAAAAATTGAACAACTATATCAATCTTATTGCGAACATTTTAATAATTTTTATGCTGATAAGGCCTTAAAGAAGGCAGTTGAATTAAGTAGTTTTTTAAACGAATACATTGATCGTAACGAGCCATGAAAATTAAAAGATAATCTAGAAAGATTAAATGTTGTCTTAAACACACTACTAAACGGAATTTACGTAGTTAATTACATGCTAAGCGTTGCTTTTCCAATCAAAAGCGCCCGAATAAATCAATTTTTATGTCAAACAAAATTGTCTAAAGGTTTAATTTTTAATTTTAATAAGTTTGATTATAAAGAAGTATTTGTTGATAACATTGTATTTCCAAGAATTAATAAGTAA